Proteins co-encoded in one Fusarium fujikuroi IMI 58289 draft genome, chromosome FFUJ_chr06 genomic window:
- a CDS encoding probable GCV3-glycine decarboxylase, subunit H, producing the protein MSGLFARQAWASASKLRSTALRAPKTVFACKVNSIAPRRCFSVSMNLLARKYTESHEWVDVAADGKTCTIGISNYAAEALGDVVYVELPSQGEDVSEGESFGSVESVKSASDINSPVSGSVVAVNDPIVDTPADLGKDPEGEGWLIKVEAEDVSALDSLMDEAAYAKHLEEH; encoded by the exons ATGTCTGGTCTCTTTGCTCGTCAAGCTTGGGCTTCTGCCTCTAAGCTCCGATCTACTGCTCTTCGAGCTCCCAAGACTGTCTTTGCCTGCAAAGTCAACAGCATTGCTCCCCGACGATGCTTCTCAGTTTCCATGAACC TCCTCGCGAGGAAATACACTGAGAGCCACGAGTGGGTTGACGTCGCCGCCGATGGCAAGACCT GCACAATTGGCATCTCAAACTACGCTGCTGAAGCTCTCGGCGACGTCGTCTATGTGGAACTTCCCTCTCAGGGCGAGGACGTCTCTGAGGGTGAGTCTTTCGGCAGCGTTGAGTCAGTCAAGTCTGCCTCTGACATCAACTCCCCTGTATCAGGCTCTGTCGTGGCGGTCAACGATCCTATCGTCGACACACCCGCTGATCTTGGAAAGGATCCTGAGGGCGAGGGCTGGTTGatcaaggttgaggctgaggatgtTTCTGCCCTTGATTCATTGATGGACGAGGCTGCTTATGCTAAGCACCTTGAGGAGCATTAA